The DNA sequence ATAATCATTCAAACTCGATCAACGATCTACCAGTCATTTCTATTGGTTGATCAATTCCCATTATTTTTAATAGGGTAGGCGTCACATCTTCAAGCGCACCTGTTTCAGCAATATGAGCTCCTTTTCTTCCAATATAGAGAAGTGGAACAAGATTTAGCGTATGTGCAGTATGTGCCTGCTGTGTCGCCTCATCGCTCATCATTTCCGCGTTGCCGTGGTCTGCAGTGATTAAGACTTCCCCGCCGATACTTTGCATGGCCTTAACAGCCTTTTCTATGCAGTCATCCAGTACTTCGATCGCCTTGATGGCGGCTTCCAGATTGCCGGTGTGGCCAACCATGTCAGCATTGGCGTAGTTACAGATGATAGCATCAAATTTTCGGCTCTCTATTGCGGCAACCAGTTTTCTGGTGACTTCATAGGCACTCATTTCTGGTTGCATGTCATAGGTTGCGACATCTGGCGAAGGAATCAATATTCGCTCTTCACCTGGGTAAGCGTTTTCTTCGCCACCATTAAAGAAGAATGTCACGTGGGGATATTTTTCAGTTTCTGCAATACGTAACTGCTTAAGCCCCAGATGCGCAATATATTCTCCAAAACCATTGCGAATACGTTCTGCCGGATAAGCAACAGGGATGTCAAATTCATCGTTGTAACTGGTTAATGTACAGTATACGCCTAGCTTTGGTACGTATTCACGTTCGAATTCATTAAAATCAGGCTCAATAAATGTTCGTGAAATCTGACGCGCACGGTCTGACCGGAAGTTCATCACTACGATGGCATCACCATCTTCCATACGGACTGGTTCCATACCTTCAGGAATAATGGCCGTGGCTTTAACGAACTCGTCACTTTCGCCTCGGTCGTAAGCCATTTGCAAACCTTCCAGTGCACTTTTTGCCTGATATTCAGCCTTCCCCTGGGTTAACAGGTCATAGGCGGATTTGACCCGTTGCCAGCGACGGTCACGGTCCATGGCAAAATAGCGTCCAATCATCGAAGCAATGCGACCTGCTTTAAGCTGGTCACATTTCTCCTGTAATTTCTTGATATAGGGTTCAGCGCTTTTCGGCGGTGTGTCTCGCCCATCCAGAAAAATATGCAGGTAGACTTCTTTGAGTCCGTTTCGTGCCGCCATTTCCAGCATGGCATGAATATGGAGTTCATGACTATGCACGCCGCCATCGGAGAGCAAGCCTAAAATGTGCAGGGCCTTGCCATTGTTTTTAGCAAGCTCTA is a window from the Sulfurirhabdus autotrophica genome containing:
- the gpmI gene encoding 2,3-bisphosphoglycerate-independent phosphoglycerate mutase, which encodes MNVTPALLIILDGFGCRHNGNDNAIEKANKPHWDALWKKNPHTTIQASEAAVGLPAQQMGNSEVGHLNIGAGRVVYQEFTRIDRAINSGHFFSNPTLKNAVELAKNNGKALHILGLLSDGGVHSHELHIHAMLEMAARNGLKEVYLHIFLDGRDTPPKSAEPYIKKLQEKCDQLKAGRIASMIGRYFAMDRDRRWQRVKSAYDLLTQGKAEYQAKSALEGLQMAYDRGESDEFVKATAIIPEGMEPVRMEDGDAIVVMNFRSDRARQISRTFIEPDFNEFEREYVPKLGVYCTLTSYNDEFDIPVAYPAERIRNGFGEYIAHLGLKQLRIAETEKYPHVTFFFNGGEENAYPGEERILIPSPDVATYDMQPEMSAYEVTRKLVAAIESRKFDAIICNYANADMVGHTGNLEAAIKAIEVLDDCIEKAVKAMQSIGGEVLITADHGNAEMMSDEATQQAHTAHTLNLVPLLYIGRKGAHIAETGALEDVTPTLLKIMGIDQPIEMTGRSLIEFE